Proteins encoded together in one Telopea speciosissima isolate NSW1024214 ecotype Mountain lineage chromosome 4, Tspe_v1, whole genome shotgun sequence window:
- the LOC122657894 gene encoding MYB-like transcription factor EOBI — translation MDVNGRSCSSATQSDEEMDLRRGPWTDQEDLTLINYITSHGEGRWNSLARHAGLKRTGKSCRLRWLNYLRPDVRRGNITLQEQLLILELHSRWGNRWSKIAQHLPGRTDNEIKNYWRTRVQKHAKQLQCDVNSKQFKDTMRDLWIPRLVERIQAATISASASANFTINNNLTGAGGGPVLPTTSNHNLGFVPSFMPDNSSTGGSSDSLGTQISTVSDLTTDYYSFTATNTNGFQSGSTQVSYPDCLTSPIAYFNHGLDIQAFEQNNNNNNNNNNVWLGGEDVSENLWNAEDIWFLQE, via the exons ATGGACGTTAATGGGAGATCTTGCAGCTCTGCAACTCAAAGTGATGAAGAGATGGACCTCAGGCGAGGTCCATGGACTGATCAAGAGGACCTCACACTCATCAATTACATTACTAGCCATGGCGAAGGTCGCTGGAACTCCCTTGCTCGACACGCAG GTCTGAAAAGAACAGGAAAAAGCTGCAGATTGAGATGGTTGAACTACCTACGACCAGATGTTCGACGTGGAAACAtaacccttcaagaacagcttttaATCCTCGAGCTTCATTCTCGTTGGGGTAATCG GTGGTCCAAGATCGCTCAACACTTGCCAGGAAGAACAGACAACGAGATTAAGAATTACTGGAGAACAAGAGTTCAAAAACACGCAAAGCAACTCCAATGCGACGTGAACAGCAAACAATTCAAAGATACCATGCGTGATCTATGGATCCCAAGATTGGTCGAGAGAATCCAAGCGGCCACTATCTCAGCTTCTGCCTCGGCCAACTTCACCATCAACAACAACCTCACAGGCGCCGGCGGCGGCCCGGTCCTGCCCACTACTAGCAACCATAATTTGGGCTTCGTCCCAAGTTTCATGCCGGATAATTCCAGCACCGGCGGTTCATCAGACTCATTGGGAACCCAAATTTCTACGGTTTCAGACCTGACCACCGATTACTACAGTTTCACAGCCACCAACACCAATGGATTCCAATCGGGATCAACTCAGGTTAGCTACCCAGATTGCTTAACCAGCCCGATTGCTTACTTTAACCATGGATTGGATATCCAAGCTTTTGAgcagaacaacaacaacaacaacaacaacaataacgtCTGGTTGGGTGGTGAGGACGTATCAGAGAATTTGTGGAATGCTGAGGACATTTGGTTTTTACAGGAGTAG